The following are encoded together in the Gasterosteus aculeatus chromosome 7, fGasAcu3.hap1.1, whole genome shotgun sequence genome:
- the LOC120821432 gene encoding RAC-beta serine/threonine-protein kinase yields MNEVNIVREGWLHKRGEYIKTWRPRYFMLKSNGSFIGYKEKPDLSEQTSPPLNNFSVAECQLMKTERPRPNTFVIRCLQWTTVIERTFHVDSNEEREEWMRAIQSVANGLKIREQEEEEPMDMFGLPNKSSLEEMEVSMSKNRSKVTMSDFEYLKLLGKGTFGKVILVKERSTGVHYAMKILRKEVIIAKDEVAHTVTESRVLQNTRHPFLTTLKYAFQTNDRLCFVMEYANGGELFFHLSRERVFTEDRARFYGAEIVSALEYLHSSDVVYRDLKLENLMLDKDGHIKITDFGLCKEGITPDATMKTFCGTPEYLAPEVLEDNDYGRAVDWWGLGVVMYEMMCGRLPFYNQDHERLFELILMEEIRFPRNLSPEAKSLLAGLLKKDPKQRLGGGPYDAKEVMSHKFFIAINWQDVVQRKLAPLFRPQVTSETDTRYFDDEFTAQTITLTPPDKYNCLDCEDPSQQAHFPQFSYSASIRE; encoded by the exons ATGAATGAAGTAAATATAGTCAGAGAGGGGTGGCTTCACAAACGAG GTGAATACATAAAAACATGGAGGCCGAGGTATTTCATGCTGAAGAGTAACGGTTCCTTCATTGGCTACAAGGAGAAGCCTGATCTAAGCGAACAGACCTCACCACCACTCAACAACTTCTCAGTAGCAG AGTGTCAACTAATGAAGACTGAAAGACCCCGGCCCAACACATTTGTCATTCGTTGCCTACAGTGGACCACTGTTATTGAACGTACATTTCATGTGGACAGCAATGAGGAGAG AGAGGAGTGGATGCGAGCCATTCAGTCAGTGGCAAATGGTCTCAAGATAAGggaacaggaggaagaggaaccgATGGATATGTTCGGCTTACCCAACAAAAGCAgcctggaggagatggaggtgtcCATGTCCAAGAATCGCTCCAAAGTG ACAATGAGTGACTTTGAGTACCTGAAACTTCTTGGGAAGGGGACATTCGGCAAGGTGATTCTGGTCAAAGAGCGGTCCACCGGAGTTCATTATGCAATGAAAATACTACGCAAAGAGGTCATCATAGCCAAG GATGAGGTGGCCCATACAGTTACAGAGAGTAGAGTGTTACAAAACACTCGACACCCCTTCCTCACG ACACTGAAGTATGCTTTCCAAACCAACGATCGACTTTGCTTTGTAATGGAATATGCTAATGGCGGCGAG CTGTTCTTCCACCTGTCCCGGGAGCGGGTGTTTACAGAGGACCGAGCACGCTTCTACGGGGCTGAGATTGTGTCAGCGCTTGAGTATCTCCATTCAAGTGATGTTGTTTACCGGGATCTGAAG CTGGAGAATCTGATGCTGGATAAAGACGGCCACATCAAAATCACAGATTTTGGCCTTTGTAAGGAGGGCATTACTCCAGACGCAACCATGAAAACCTTCTGTGGTACTCCTGAATATCTGGCACCAGAG GTTCTAGAGGATAATGACTATGGCCGGGCAGTAGACTGGTGGGGTCTGGGTGTAGTCATGTACGAGATGATGTGCGGCCGTCTGCCTTTCTACAACCAGGACCATGAGCGCTTATTTGAGCTCATACTCATGGAGGAGATCCGGTTCCCCAGGAACCTGTCGCCCGAGGCCAAGTCCCTGCTTGCTGGCCTGCTCAAGAAGGACCCCAAACAGAG GTTAGGTGGAGGTCCGTATGATGCCAAAGAAGTAATGAGTCACAAATTTTTCATCGCCATCAACTGGCAGGATGTGGTACAGAGGAAG CTCGCTCCACTCTTCAGACCGCAAGTGACTTCAGAGACAGATACCCGGTACTTTGATGACGAGTTCACAGCACAGACCATCACGCTCACTCCTCCAGACAAGT ATAACTGCCTCGACTGTGAGGATCCCAGCCAACAGGCACATTTCCCGCAGTTCTCCTATTCTGCTAGCATAAGAGAGTGA